One Egicoccus halophilus genomic region harbors:
- a CDS encoding NAD-dependent epimerase/dehydratase family protein, which produces MAGHIVVTGGSGKLGRAVVRDLVEHGHDVVNLDRQPPADPVAPFTRIDLTDGGQVFEAMRGIDERHGGLDGVVHLAAIPAPGLATNTATFANNALATHHVFSAARSAGIRNVVWASSETVLGLPFEAPPPYLPIDEEYAPRPESTYSLVKTLEEQMAAQFCRWDPQLKMYGLRFSNVMAPEDYAAFPSWQDDPTARRWNLWSYIDARDGAQAVRRALQHDGTGSEVFVIANADTVMTRPSADLAAEVFPDVPWRREVSGTETLMDIGKARRVLGYEPVYSWRTS; this is translated from the coding sequence CTCGTCGAGCACGGTCACGACGTGGTGAACCTCGACCGGCAGCCGCCAGCGGACCCGGTCGCGCCGTTCACCCGCATCGACCTCACCGACGGTGGTCAGGTGTTCGAGGCCATGCGCGGCATCGACGAGCGGCACGGCGGCCTCGACGGCGTGGTCCACCTCGCCGCGATCCCGGCGCCGGGTCTGGCGACCAACACGGCCACGTTCGCCAACAACGCCCTGGCGACCCACCACGTGTTCTCGGCCGCCCGGTCCGCCGGGATCCGCAACGTCGTGTGGGCCTCGAGCGAGACGGTGCTGGGGCTGCCGTTCGAGGCCCCACCGCCGTACCTGCCGATCGACGAGGAGTACGCCCCGCGCCCCGAGTCGACCTACTCGCTGGTCAAGACGCTCGAGGAGCAGATGGCCGCCCAGTTCTGTCGCTGGGACCCGCAGCTGAAGATGTACGGCCTGCGGTTCTCCAACGTGATGGCTCCCGAGGACTACGCGGCCTTCCCGTCCTGGCAGGACGACCCGACGGCACGACGCTGGAACCTGTGGTCCTACATCGACGCCCGTGACGGCGCGCAGGCGGTGCGTCGGGCGCTGCAGCACGACGGCACCGGCAGCGAGGTGTTCGTCATCGCCAACGCCGACACCGTGATGACCCGCCCGAGCGCCGATCTGGCGGCCGAGGTGTTCCCCGACGTGCCCTGGCGCCGCGAGGTGTCCGGCACCGAGACGCTGATGGACATCGGCAAGGCCCGTCGGGTCCTCGGCTACGAGCCCGTGTACTCCTGGCGCACCTCCTGA